The Mytilus edulis chromosome 4, xbMytEdul2.2, whole genome shotgun sequence nucleotide sequence GCCTGATCcaggatactgtaaattcagaaattattgtacaTACAACACATAGTCCAGCCTGATCcaggatactgtaaattcagaaattattgtacaTACAACACATAGTCCAGCCTGATCCAggatactgtaaattcacaaattattgtACATACAACACATAGTCCAGCCTGATCCAggatactgtaaattcacaaattattgtACATACAACACATAGTCCAGCCTGATCCAggatactgtaaattcacaaattattgtACATACAACACATAGTCCAGCCTGATCcaggatactgtaaattcagaaattattgtacaTACAACACATAGTCCAGCCTGATCcaggatactgtaaattcagaaattattgtacaTACAACACATAGTCCAGCCTGATCCAGGATACTGTAAAGTCAGAAATTATTGTACATACAACACATAGTCCAGCCTGATACAggatactgtaaattcacaaattattgtACATACAACACATAGTCCAGCCTGATACAggatactgtaaattcacaaattattgtACATACAACACATAGTCCAGCCTGATACAggatactgtaaattcacaaGTTATTGGCTGCATTAATTTTTGCGATTTCATCATTTTAGACACAAATgcgtattttatttttgtgatattaagaaaaatcctgttcaattcatttataaaattttcaaaatgcgagttttaagttttgtaattataaccctgtcgcatttttttgcaataaaaatgtcgcaataatttctgaatttacagtatataaagATATTAAACCATGCATTTTGTTAATTTACTGAATAGTAGTTTTGACAGTTCATTCATATATACATTATGAGAACTTTATATGGTTAAACCATTGTTAAAACAGCATGTTAATTAAAGATGAACAACATGAACAGATATAAATACTTTTATCTTTAAAGTGCAGTGCCCAAAATAGATATTCCTTGCAATTATGAATAAAACTCATTTTATCAAATAGCCtacatgtaaaacatttttgaatTGTGTATACCTGCTACCATCAGATGTTACTAAAAAAAAGGTTTAATGTGTGGACTGCTactatttgccaaaaaaaaaatatgagaaaagGGAAATAATGCAAGTTAAAAATTCTGAGAAAATTTTGATGGTTTGAGAAACACAAATAAATGGAAAAAGTGTTTTGCTTTTTGATATTAAAGTAGCTTGTACcaatatataatattgtatttgATAAGTTACATGACTATGTTTTTCTTTGCAATGAAAAAGGACTTTTAAAGATTTGTTATACATAattatgtatatgtttatatagTATACACAGTTAACCCTATTCGATTTTCTATAGATGTGGACCATTGATAGATTTATGTAGAGGCCCACATGTTCGACATACTGGTAAAGTCAAAGCTTTTACTGTCACTAAGGTTAGTACATACATAATAGCATATTTTTCCAAAATATTTACAGATTtaagttctttaaattcagaaattattgtgatgtttttattattgcgaagattgtgacagggttataatagcaataatttaaactcacattttgaaagtttttatatgactttaataCGATTTTTCTCTATATCTCAAAAATtgaaatcgcattttagtctaaaatgaccaAATCGCATTTtaatctaaaatgacaaaattgcaataataaaagcatgtaataatttctgaatttacagtataaaaagtatatttattcaattcataCACATACTTCTCTTGTTACAGATCCCTTAGTAAAACGTAAATGCTCTCAATAAcaacataatatatttttaatttataggCACTGAATTAAACTGAATTTGCTGGTGTTGTCGGGCTTCATTGTACTATTAAGAAAGCAAAGAagaattaaattttacattttagaaCAGTGATAAGTATCAAATTTTAAACCCTTAACCGTTaaactaaagaaacaaagaagatttATTCTGTTGTAAAGGAGCTCTTTTTAATGAATTTCTTCCCTGGATTGTTTGGAAGTGAGTGTTAATCTGCTTCCTCCAATACATCTCTGCATTCTACACTAACTATCCCTGGGAATTTATGCCTTTTTTGTTGAATTGCATCAGTTGTATATGATTCTGTCTCTTTCTAGCTGAAGGGAAGGCTGATATTTAATATTAATCTATATTACAGAATTCTGCCACGTTCTGGGAAGGGAAGGCTGATGCTGAATCTCTACAGAGAATTTATGGTATATCTTTCCCCGATACCAGACAGATGAAAGAATGGAAACATATACAGGAAGAGGCTGCCAAAAGAGATCACAGAAAATTGGGAAAGGTACAACTTGATAGAATCGtatcaaatatttcatgtttatttcTTTGTACAATAGGTATGCACTGAATGCTGATTTACATTTACTGGTCTTCCTTTATGGATATGTGTAAAGAGTTGAGCATTCTGATGagtaaaacatattgtattttataCATTTCCTATATCAAAGTTTGGAAGGACTAGAGAGATTTCAATTTAAATAATATAAGCAAACAAACCAGCAATAAAAAGATTGAAGAAATTGACATTGCATCCTTACTGTAGGCATTAGATGTGCAGGAATTGGAAGAAGTCTCATTTATATTTCTGAAGTATAAGTGCAATAGTATATATTGTAGTATTAATAAGTATTGACAACACTTGAATAGCAAAATCATCAGTAATGTATGCAAAACCAAACATGGGCCATCTTATACATTGAAAGAATATGTGGAGAAGCAATTTTTTTAGGAAAATGATTGATCAGTTTTTCAATGTGTCTAGGACAACATGTCACTCTACCCGGACACGTTATTTTAAGTGTGAGGTGACCTGTCTTTGCTGCTGTTGCTGAATACCAAATTCTTTCAGAGGAACACAATGACTTTCTTTACTGGAGGTTTATACATATGACATGTACCAGACCACAGAGGCAGTATTGCTTTATGGCATgaacttttcaaaatttaaatatatgggattttattcatagatattttcATAGACATATGATATATgattaaaatgtaattatatttcTGTTTTAGGAACAAGAATTGTTTTTCTTCCATGAATGGAGTCCTGGGAGTTGTTTCTTCTTACCTAAAGGAGCTCATATCTGCAATACATTGATTGACTATATAAAAGTAAGATCATGTATGATTAGTTTAAGATTGTTAATATGCTTTTGTAATGCTGGTTTTCTTAGAGATTTATTGTATTTCATAATCTAAGTTTTATATGTTTCCAAACAGAGCCCATAGATTGTTTGAAGGAAggattttcatcatttttcatgTGAACAACTTAATGTCCTTAAATAAAAAGAACAAGCATGTTGGACTACTTGGTTTGCAAAGATGCAGTTAAACTTTTGTACAAAAAGATTTCTTAATGACACCAGACAAAAGCAACAGTAATATTTAAGTGATATGTCTTCTTCATATGCAAGAATGTCATACTAAGGCATATTGAATTAgataatatgaagaaaaaaaaagtctttgataacatttaaaaaaagtttatgtaTACAGCCTtcatcattttaataaaaaaaatttaactaaataaCATAAATGCCAATAATTTTTCAGAGTGAATACAGAAAAAGAGGATTTACTGAAGTTGTCTCCCCTAATATATACAACAGTAAACTATGGCAACAATCAGGCCACTGGCAACATTATGATGTAAGTCTGAAATACagtcttgtatattttattttaggtataaTAATAATGCTACACAGTACATAGGAGAAGGGAGAggcattatattttctatttttgctTTTGTCTGTCCATCCTGTATTATGTTCAAGTGAAAGTTTACAACAAAATTTTGTTAAGTCATATTAAATAAGCTATAACTTTGTGATTTGAAAATATACTAAGACAAAACCTGTATTTAAGGACAGATAGCCAAGAGGTATTACAGAAAGACTTGATAAAACTACCATAGATggttttaaattacaatatttggaaaaaaattggaaaaaatctCACCATTCCTCTTCTTAAATTATTGTTGCCAAAATTTCCCAGCTAAGAAGATACtaaatagatatatgaagatgtggtaggagtgccaatgggacaactctccatccaagtcacaatttgtagaagtaaacaattataggtcaaagtacagccttcaacatggagccttggcttacacctaGCAGTAAGCAATAAAGGGCCCcataattactagtgtaaaatcaatTAAACGGGACAACCAATTGTCTAATCTCTATAAAAAGGAGAAATGAGAAACATGTAAGTTTTATCATAAAGTAgataaaacatgctacaaaaTTGTCTTGGATATTAGTTTATTCTGACTTACTCTATTTCAggataatatatttaaatttgaagtaGATAAAGAAACGTTTGCATTGAAACCAATGAATTGTCCTGGACATTGGTAGGTTTAAATAGTAATAAGCAGGAATGAATACTTGATTGTTATTGAAACTAAATACCTGTAAATGGAAAATTATGGTTATATTAgaaaaatatcagaaaataaagtaagaaatcAGCATATAAAGTCATATTTTTTACCTGACAgtcataaatatattataaattaagtctaaaaatttgagaaattttatacTTTATTAACTTACTTGAATTTGTTTGCTTGTTGGAATATGTTTCACTATTATTTTTCTATGCTTCATACCAAGATGTTCAAGAAGGACACTTGCCAGTTTTATGCTGGTATATTTGTCAGCTGCTTGGTATTGGTTTACACGTAACACCTAATTTTCCTCCATCAATAACATGTACAGACAGTACTATTTATAAAAAGTGAAGTTAAACCACATACAACTTAATAAAAGTAGTCagatttatttcattgttatctTTCATTGACTTTTGCATtgcaaaattgaaataatttagaTTTGTAGATTTTTATACCCCATGCAACAAAGTTTCGGAGTGTAAAATGTTTTTaacctgtctgtctgtctgtccgtcagtcatgtttcttgtcatcacaactcctctcatactaaacaacagaatttcatgaaacctttttagataaggccaaataaaaatatatgtgtggttccaggaGTAACCCGACCAACCCTAGTTAAAAAAAACCGaccctagaactttttttttcatttctgaaaaataaattttcaaacgatcaaattttgaggattgtaaattaaaataattaaattcatagatttctgtcatCTGAATTTCTATCACAAGTATCTGTTATGGCTTAAATGCAGCAATTCAAcagaatgcaacaaaattaactaaaaacatatcatgactgtttattttacaaccaaacaCATGTAAAAATGGCGGACTTCCGGTTGGGGCGTGTATAATACCGGAAATAATTTCGGTAAACACGATTTTTTTCCCGGATTTtgacattcaaaaaaaaaaaaattgccgacctaccgaccctattttttaaaagtatgtaactggaaccacacatatatttttatttggcctaatagggatatactatgtagttgtgcatatccacaggaaattacgattcaattttttttttttttaggagttacgcccctttgaacttatttgctttaatgtactactgcaacagtttgtcatagcaacttctctgaaaccacacaacagaatttcataaaactttgtagataataaggacatactttgtagatgtgcatattgacaggaaattatgattcaattttattttcttacactttatttctccaatgacaatgtggggaggTGGGGGTATGTGAGCTCGCCCACTAATGTTCTTTAATTGTCGTATATACTTATTTCAACCCATATTTACCTTTACAGCCTGATGTTTGATCACAGACCTAGGTCATGGCGAGAGTTACCTATAAGGATGGCAGATTTTGGTGTATTACACAGAAATGAGTTATCTGGAGCATTAAGTGGTCTGACCCGAGTCAGACGTTTCCAACAAGATGATGCTCATATATTTTGTAGAGAAGATCAGGTGAGcagttatttaatttttttggtgtaaaaaaaaaaaaggaaataaaatgtgtgaaataagtgTTAAATTGGAGCAGGGGAAAAAAGCCAGCCCACTTGTATAAGAGAAGGATTAAATGTTATATATCAGGGGCTGTTGTCCTGAAGGAAGCAGGGGGGTCACAAGTTATTTATCTTTGTTGTGCCCTACTAAGGGACATTCTGTTTTTCTTTCGGTTCAttagtccgtctgtcccactacaggttaaagtttttggtcggtTGATTTTTTTGATGTTTAAGTATATAATCAATgtgaaaattagtacacatgttctgtataatatgatatttaaatttcaataccaaattagagtgttgaccccaatttcacagtccactaaatAGTGTGGAAGGGCCATCCGTGTACTAAGAACAGATTCTTGTTCATTGTATCATAAACAgtatgttgaataaaaaaaaactgcaggTAATTTTGTAAGAAAGGTaatttgtcagtttgttttgagGAAAATGTTAATTTCTATTGAATGCTGAAGTGACAATATTTGTTCTGTTTTATTTGTAGATAAAAGAAGAAATGGCTGGCTGTTTAGACTTTATGAAGACTGTATATGATACTTTTGGCTTTTCTTTTGAGTTACAATTATCTACCAGACCAGAGAAATACTTAGGGGAAATAGAAGTCTGGAATGATGCTGAAAAGGTAGGCAAAACCATTCATGGTGAATAGAAATGTGGGGTTACAGAAAAACAActacaaaaatattctaaagaaTGATGTATATAATAATGCGTGTATTTGTAACTACTATAGTTACCAACACATTAAAACTGATGCATGTCATATACAGACATCAAGTAATGAACAATGACAGTTGGTTTACAATAAAACTTTATGACATAAGAGATCATTTCAACTTTTGTGAATCAACATTCCGGCAACACCATTTTATGTAAGCTTTGGAACCAATGATAAATTTGGACATCCCTTCAAAAgatttatttactgaaataccATAATACATTCTCCAAACGTAAAGTCACTGAAATACAAATACAATTGGGTGACTGATACCTTACAACAAGGATTTTtgttggaaaatgacgcagtcattgttccataactgccgacctgatttctctgcctaccgcgcttggtttcgtatttactaatttcaatacaaactggaatgtgcttgtgttccttatcattatgcatgagcattgtgtagtaatcagccaggaaccagtttacaaactaactggtttctgtttgtattccactacagtcgaacaaagtgttgtagtttgacaggaaccagtccagaattttgtaaactacaaaacgtaatcggttattatcattccgttttggtgtttcataccgacttatatggtttgaataagcttaagacccttcaaacattaatgtgataggtatattaaagactgttttacaaaaggatgaaactgttttgctttaaaagtcgtactatagtgatatatgttatgtacggatttccactctcaccggttaatttcttcttttacacgtgcttttgaaacttcctgtttaaacagaatacagaattaaaacatcgcaagttttaaaattgttttttgagtgaattaaacttattttaacaatcacgaagcgttcgggaatcatttcaagcagtttcttcttctctttgatgatggaaaataggttttctcaagaaaataccgcaaacgatcgcagaggaattgaaacgtacaagtcaagtcggcacctggttaaattggcatctagtcaaatcggcacctatttgacgtcaattcggcttccaataatatttattataatattttctattcaattaattaataactgttaccaagtacatagtgaatattaggtaaacaacgaaaccaaagtgaatatgttgttgtgtataaaagtaaacaacgaagctattgttttaaccattagacaattattaaaattaaatggaaaactatgagtccctttcaataaatcaaactttcatgccaaataattagcaaatttaaggttttttttttttcagtaatgtttaaacagcattaaacaaacaatcctgtaaaagactcaactggttaaataatgcataaaaatatccaatatctcatgtattagtccaaataataatgacgtctgacaaggctattttatttttttctgggacgccttcctaagacgttcgtaggaaggcttcctaagaaggcgtcccagaaaaaaattaacatagccttgtggtcataggaaggtgtcccagaataaaatttaaaaagccttgccagacgtaataattattttgactactcatatatatcattaaaaatacaccaaaaaattcatgtagttgagaaaaataaatacatacaaaatgtacatgaattcgaacatccaaaaaagtgaaagttagtattaactctttttgctttaaaaatttacaactgcatttaagtattgaatgctttttttttgtaaattcattgaggtgtaaaagcgttgaccgaagtactttttgtatgaagcgcataagcgcttcattctaaaaatgtgcaaacGGTCAAtgcttttgcaaccctatgaggttacaaaaagaaacattcaatacttataattactttttttagctaggatcatgaaaacacgaattttataacttttttattcaattcatctgtgcactttattgtgggaccacgtgttatcatgaatgaaaagttttattgagtgatgcaattgcttgaggaataacatgtgatgtgcagttagccaatcagaataaagtattataatgaaacatatatcaaatgtaattataacaaaatacattacgttgtaagagttatctccccaaacactgtttttcttgtggccacctctccttcgtaaccgtaaaagattttattttaccaaattgctcgttacatattaaggataagaatattcgtttgaaccatagctctatggggactccatatgagagttattccccctttttcatttgattcaagcgatatgcattttcaactggtaaaccataactgatagagacctagggtcttcatgaggtcattggtacttaaaatgaaaatgaggtcaatgtcaaaggtcaaggtcatattataaattttgattttggcttattttcacttcttttcaaataccgtatgacattttgacaaataattttacatgtccttacttgtatattttggttgaaaggctgcgcatacaataaaagggagtttttgtccatcttacatttaaaattacgcgtcaagtggtagtactcattaaccaaacatattaaagacctaggatattttgattcaaggtccatggtttgtgaccttcaaattgaggtcaaggtcataggttaataggacgtcataaagccataagaaactaacattttaaactgatttttcatatttcaatataaaaatagatcttttctagtggaaagacttcaattgttctctgaacaatttgtttttaatttacttcatattttgtgggagaagggggttcagactatgtggtatcaggtctgtttgcgcccaatacactttcgcacctcgcacgttcacacccaaggtccgttcgcactctactcattcgcgcccaattttaattcaaattcaagttgaataattggaaaatcatgattgttgttttaaattgctttggtgtaaatactgaatgtatttatagcttggtatgagtaaaacattgaagattttaaaggaaaacacaaaagataattgtttttaagccctttgatctgaaacaataaaatataggaaccaaaatatagcaatccactattataaccaaaacatgataaaattaaacacacagaaaaaaaattagtcagaatctcacttcattatgaaagaggtcaatgaaacaaagtatagcaatacactgaccaaaacatgattaagagttattcaacgctaaataaaacgttgacaaaataccactttatttagaaaggattattattatctttaacaatacgctatccaaaacatgattaagatttattcaacacaaaaaaaaaatgctgtctcactttattttgagacaatgacaacaattatacttataagaaaacacttgcttacagagttattaaacacaaaaccaattaagattagttacgaacatgtagggtgtgaaagtgaaagggggcgaacatgagttggcgcaaacgtgaatgggcgcgaacggacccggattcagcctatgtaccagtgagaaatatagaagcctttctacggtatttatttgtacaattcaggtagtcttgacctattcatttgtcttaaaaaaaaacccagccagttggcaccttcacttcacacacacacatatacgaatatcaattatatgcttacgagacatgttgcattgttaaataaattacggtatgtgaaaatcaagacttgcataaaaactatcccaatattagagacagtggcgtcatttttcttcagagctttgaGCTCTTTGATTGTTGATATTTTTATGTTCAACTACAAATTAATCACTCTAGGAAAATTGCAAAGCATGTTTAATGCTTGATCTGAATTTTAATTGTTGAACAGGCATTGACAGAATGTCTAGATGCATCTGGTTTGAAATGGACCCTGAATCCAGGAGATGGTGCTTTCTATGGCCCTAAGGTAAGTGTATATTTGTAATTAAGATTCTTTGATCTGAAGgtgttgatttctttttcataGGAATGTTTCATTTAAACATAAAGTTTTGAAGGTCTGTCTGACCATTAATCTGttattaattttgtgttttaatgaTTTAATCTTTGCAGGAAGTGTCTGAAGTTTGTAGATAAACATGAATAGATTTAAAGGTGATGTGTGGTATAGggaaatgagacagcaaccaaaaaataacaaaaataaaccaGTGTATACACAGTATTTCAATCGTCTAATTTTCCTGATTCTTTTAAATTTGTGAATAAATTAAATGTCTTCCATCATTGGCAAATTCTCCAATTTATATCATCACACACATCTTGATAACTTAAACAAATTGTTGATTTTAAATTACAGATAGATGTACACATTATGGATGCCTTGAAAAGATCTCATCAGTGTGCTACAATACAGTTAGATTTCCAGTTACCAATCAGATTTAATCTTAACTACAATAGGTAAGATCACATCTCTGTGCTACAATACAGTTAATTTTCCAGTTACCAATCAGATTTAATCTTAACTACAATAGGTAAGATCACATCAGTGTGCTACAAGACAGTAAATTTTCCAGTTACTCATCAGATTTAATCTTAACTACAATAGGTAACTTCGATTAGGTCTCATCAGTGTGCTACAATACAGTTAGATTTCCAGTTACCCATCAGATTTAATCTTAACTAAAACACATAAGGTCACATCAATATGCTATAACAGGTTATATTTTACTTAACTTATTCAGGAGATACATTTATAAGACAGCAATTCAACAACAAAAGGCAGGAAACAAGTGAAATTTTTATGCATTTACAAATTTAACAGGAAACCTGAGTCACAATATAAGAGATGGGTTAATAAATCAAAAGACAGGCTAAGAATAAACTCCCAACTTTTTTCTTGATAACTCTATTTATATTGTATCATTTATAGTGGTGAAGCTGATGAGAAAAAGAGACCTGTGATGATTCATCGAGCTATTTTGGGCTCTGTAGAGAGAATGGTGGCTGTTCTGACAGAAAATTATGGTGGTAAATGGCCGTTCTGGTTATCCCCTCGACAGTGTGTCATTATTCCTGTAGCACCTGTCTATGATGCTTATGCAGAAGAGGTAAGTCATGTCAAAAGTACTATGCTTGTCACTTAAACAATATGTCATTGTATAGCACCTGATTGTTGCTTCAACGCAGAAAAGGTTAAAACTAGTTGTGGAGTTTGAGCAGTCCTATTATAAACCTTTGTGGTTTaagataatatataatacaaaagtAAAGAATTTATTTGACTTTCAGGAAAACATGTGGCTCAAGTTTTTACGGATATATCATATAGGTATGGTTTTGCAAGCTCTCCATGCCAAACTTTCTTCTTAATTTGTTAAATGCCTGAATTCTTCAAACTATCCAAAACTGTTTCAAGGCAGCatgtaatgatattttttaagTATAATATTTACATAGATTAACAAGAAAAATGATATATCTTTAGAAATTAGGTGTGATGTGATTACAAATGGGACAACTTTGTACCAAAGACAAACATGTGAAAAAGAGATTGCCAATATTTGTCCAaaactatattatatatgtattgtatttttagGTAAAGAAGCAGATCCATGATGCTGGATTTCTCTGTGATACTGATGTGGACCATAGCACTACActtaataagaaaataaggaattCCCAATTAGCACAGTATAACTTTATATTGGGTATGTATACCACATCTCTATACTTATTGCAAACCCAATTGTATCTATTTAGCAGATAAACTTTTTGCTcaggtagattaatcaatgagtgatcgatttctcttagaagaaatttaaaggtcccattgtataaactacacagagaacaatacctgttgtatttgttcaatgggacaatagaactgccaaaagtttaaatggacaggtaactatcaggtgaatctatggaaaggtataattgggttcgcaataataaacaaaaataaggaaTTCCCAATTAGCACAGTATAAATTTATATTGGGTATGTATACCACATCTCTATActtaataagaaaataaggaattCCCAATTAGCACAGTATAACTTTATATTGGGTTTGTCTGtaattttattacattatttGTTTCGATTTTATTGTAATATTGTTCTTTAAAGACAATTTATGATACATAGAAGATAAATACATGTCTTGCATACTCCATATAAGATACAACGAAACTTATTGTCAGTAATTATTTACATGGATATCAGAGAATAAtgctaaatatatttaaatatttattttcttattcacTGCAATTCCAAACAGAATTGAATATCACTTTGCATCCATGAAAGACCTTAAATATTCTACTGTTGGAGAGTTTTCATTCTAAAATTCATGGTAAATACATCTGCAAATAAATGTGAAATAAGTTTTCACTGTAAGAGGTTTAGTACTGTTTTATTATTGGAGTTGGTAGAATTATTCCTCCTAGAATAACATTTTAATGCCATGAATTCATGAGTTGTTAGAAATAGAATCATATATTTAAGTTATTGACACCAACACAtagtaaattatttaaaaataaattgcctTTTAATTGTGTTTCAGTTGTTGGAGAGAAGGAAGTTGGTAACAAGACTGCTAATGTCCGTACCAGAGACAACAAAGTACATGACGAACACAGCATAGAGAAAATTATTGAACGATTTACAGAATTCAAAAACTCTAAATGTTTAGACTctgaaaacttttaaacaattgacattttagataatttattgcTGGCTTTTAGTTGTCTGCATGTCTGACACTTGTGCTATATTTAGTCCCTATCATCAAACATAGATCTTCTAGCATAAAAGACTTGAGGTATTTTA carries:
- the LOC139519267 gene encoding threonine--tRNA ligase 1, cytoplasmic-like isoform X2, coding for MTENVEKKLENMDISSEKKGNKDKKEKKKKGGGGTGDNAHPSLKEISPPPEFLAYRLQLWDKLKKESDEFIAAQPNTPIKITLPDGKQVDGECWKTTPYEVAKGISQGLADNCVVAKVNGDLWDLDRPFEKDADLQLIKFEDKDGQYVFWHSSAHMLGEAMEKLYGGHLCYGPPIDGGFYYDMWSEERQVSGHDYPAIETAVKGIVKEKQPFERLEMKKEDLLKMFEYNKFKQRIINEKVTTPTTTVYRCGPLIDLCRGPHVRHTGKVKAFTVTKNSATFWEGKADAESLQRIYGISFPDTRQMKEWKHIQEEAAKRDHRKLGKEQELFFFHEWSPGSCFFLPKGAHICNTLIDYIKSEYRKRGFTEVVSPNIYNSKLWQQSGHWQHYDDNIFKFEVDKETFALKPMNCPGHCLMFDHRPRSWRELPIRMADFGVLHRNELSGALSGLTRVRRFQQDDAHIFCREDQIKEEMAGCLDFMKTVYDTFGFSFELQLSTRPEKYLGEIEVWNDAEKALTECLDASGLKWTLNPGDGAFYGPKIDVHIMDALKRSHQCATIQLDFQLPIRFNLNYNSGEADEKKRPVMIHRAILGSVERMVAVLTENYGGKWPFWLSPRQCVIIPVAPVYDAYAEEVKKQIHDAGFLCDTDVDHSTTLNKKIRNSQLAQYNFILVVGEKEVGNKTANVRTRDNKVHDEHSIEKIIERFTEFKNSKCLDSENF
- the LOC139519267 gene encoding threonine--tRNA ligase 1, cytoplasmic-like isoform X1; translated protein: MLSKSIALRLSKKIGSSYSRYMSASSSALGNKDKKEKKKKGGGGTGDNAHPSLKEISPPPEFLAYRLQLWDKLKKESDEFIAAQPNTPIKITLPDGKQVDGECWKTTPYEVAKGISQGLADNCVVAKVNGDLWDLDRPFEKDADLQLIKFEDKDGQYVFWHSSAHMLGEAMEKLYGGHLCYGPPIDGGFYYDMWSEERQVSGHDYPAIETAVKGIVKEKQPFERLEMKKEDLLKMFEYNKFKQRIINEKVTTPTTTVYRCGPLIDLCRGPHVRHTGKVKAFTVTKNSATFWEGKADAESLQRIYGISFPDTRQMKEWKHIQEEAAKRDHRKLGKEQELFFFHEWSPGSCFFLPKGAHICNTLIDYIKSEYRKRGFTEVVSPNIYNSKLWQQSGHWQHYDDNIFKFEVDKETFALKPMNCPGHCLMFDHRPRSWRELPIRMADFGVLHRNELSGALSGLTRVRRFQQDDAHIFCREDQIKEEMAGCLDFMKTVYDTFGFSFELQLSTRPEKYLGEIEVWNDAEKALTECLDASGLKWTLNPGDGAFYGPKIDVHIMDALKRSHQCATIQLDFQLPIRFNLNYNSGEADEKKRPVMIHRAILGSVERMVAVLTENYGGKWPFWLSPRQCVIIPVAPVYDAYAEEVKKQIHDAGFLCDTDVDHSTTLNKKIRNSQLAQYNFILVVGEKEVGNKTANVRTRDNKVHDEHSIEKIIERFTEFKNSKCLDSENF